Proteins encoded within one genomic window of Sphingosinicella ginsenosidimutans:
- a CDS encoding DNA translocase FtsK gives MATVTAQKSGGGRIARLKERSSRAARRVRDATLGGMLSIGALLALAALVSYHPSDASLNTAAGDPTRNWLGPVGAWGADALLMLFGPPIGLVLPLLFLFGLRIARSAEPGRWIRSLVLTIIGIVLIGTAAGLLVGGAVVGLPAGWGGAIGLALADLAQWGLSAIGNPAIVQPFRVALMALATAGGLALCLIGLGLTVEERRWIASRRLPVPSGREVSSAPEEPESPARPARAVVTPPQESRSPVIADRTRPAEGARRPLRERQPSLALGDSYTLPSIDLLNPAPKQTNVQLDKAALERNARLLESVLDDFSVKGEIVEVRPGPVVTMYELEPASGIKASRVIQLADDIARNMSALSARVATIPGRSVIGIELPNAKRETVSFSELVASPAFEEQVASLPIILGKNIAGDPVVADLAPMPHLLVAGTTGSGKSVGLNAMILSLLYRLTPEQCKMILIDPKMLELSVYDGIPHLLAPVVTEPPKAIRALKWTVEQMEDRYRMMASLGVRQLSSFNAKVREAKMKGQTLGRRVQTGYDPESGQPQYEMEMLDYDILPQIVVVVDELADLMMTAGKEVEFLIQRLAQKARAAGIHLIMATQRPSVDVITGVIKANLPTRISFAVTSKIDSRTILGEQGAEQLLGKGDMLYMPGGKQIARVHGPFVSDEEVRAVAEHWKSQGTPDYVMAVTEEPEDGGYTFEGQPTGEDDAETQMFRKAVQVVAESQKASTSYLQRQLRVGYNSAARLIERMEKEGVVSAPDHVGRREVLVDTDGRPI, from the coding sequence ATGGCGACGGTGACGGCGCAAAAGAGCGGCGGCGGACGGATCGCCCGGTTGAAGGAGCGCTCCAGCCGGGCGGCGCGGCGCGTGCGCGACGCCACGCTTGGCGGCATGCTGAGCATCGGCGCGCTGCTCGCGCTCGCCGCGCTGGTCAGCTACCATCCGAGCGACGCCTCGCTGAACACGGCGGCCGGCGATCCGACTCGCAACTGGCTCGGGCCGGTCGGCGCCTGGGGCGCGGATGCGCTGCTCATGCTGTTCGGCCCGCCGATCGGCCTCGTCCTGCCCTTGCTGTTCCTGTTCGGCCTCAGGATCGCCCGCAGCGCCGAGCCGGGACGCTGGATCCGCTCGCTGGTGCTGACGATCATCGGCATCGTCCTGATCGGGACGGCGGCCGGGCTGCTCGTCGGCGGCGCCGTCGTCGGGCTGCCGGCCGGCTGGGGCGGCGCGATCGGACTGGCGCTGGCCGATCTCGCGCAATGGGGACTCTCGGCGATCGGCAATCCGGCGATCGTCCAGCCGTTCCGGGTCGCGCTGATGGCGCTTGCGACCGCGGGCGGGCTCGCCTTGTGCCTCATCGGGCTCGGCCTTACCGTCGAGGAGCGCCGCTGGATCGCCTCACGCCGCCTGCCGGTGCCGAGCGGACGCGAGGTCAGCAGCGCGCCCGAGGAGCCGGAGTCCCCCGCACGCCCGGCACGGGCGGTGGTCACGCCGCCGCAGGAGAGCCGCAGCCCGGTGATCGCCGATCGCACCCGTCCGGCCGAGGGCGCGCGCCGGCCGCTGCGCGAGCGTCAACCCTCGCTCGCGCTCGGCGACAGCTACACGCTGCCGTCGATCGACCTGCTCAACCCGGCGCCCAAACAGACGAATGTGCAGCTCGACAAGGCCGCGCTGGAGCGCAATGCCCGCCTGCTGGAGAGCGTGCTCGACGATTTCTCGGTGAAGGGCGAGATCGTCGAGGTCAGGCCCGGCCCGGTCGTTACCATGTACGAGCTGGAGCCGGCGAGCGGCATCAAGGCGAGCCGCGTCATCCAGCTTGCCGACGACATCGCCCGCAACATGTCGGCGCTTTCGGCGCGCGTCGCGACGATTCCAGGGCGCAGCGTGATCGGCATCGAACTGCCCAACGCCAAGCGCGAGACGGTGAGCTTTTCCGAGCTGGTGGCGAGCCCGGCCTTCGAAGAACAGGTCGCCTCGCTGCCGATCATCCTCGGCAAGAATATCGCCGGCGACCCTGTCGTCGCCGATCTCGCGCCGATGCCCCACCTGCTCGTCGCCGGCACCACCGGATCGGGCAAGTCGGTCGGCCTCAACGCGATGATCCTGTCGCTGCTCTACCGGCTGACGCCCGAGCAGTGCAAAATGATCCTGATCGATCCCAAGATGCTGGAGCTGAGCGTCTATGACGGCATCCCGCACCTGCTCGCCCCCGTCGTCACCGAGCCGCCAAAGGCGATCCGCGCGCTCAAATGGACCGTCGAGCAGATGGAGGACCGTTACCGGATGATGGCCTCGCTCGGGGTGCGCCAGCTCTCCAGCTTCAATGCCAAGGTGCGCGAGGCCAAGATGAAGGGCCAGACGCTCGGGCGGCGCGTCCAGACCGGCTACGATCCGGAAAGCGGCCAGCCGCAATATGAGATGGAGATGCTCGACTACGACATCCTGCCGCAGATCGTGGTGGTGGTGGACGAGCTCGCCGACCTGATGATGACCGCCGGCAAGGAGGTCGAGTTCCTGATCCAGCGGCTCGCGCAGAAGGCGCGCGCGGCCGGAATCCACCTCATCATGGCGACGCAGCGCCCGTCGGTCGACGTCATCACCGGCGTCATCAAGGCGAACCTGCCGACCCGGATCAGCTTCGCGGTCACATCGAAGATCGATTCGCGCACCATCCTTGGCGAACAGGGCGCGGAGCAGCTGCTCGGCAAGGGCGACATGCTCTACATGCCCGGCGGCAAGCAGATCGCCCGCGTCCACGGCCCCTTCGTCTCCGACGAAGAGGTGCGCGCCGTCGCCGAGCATTGGAAGAGCCAGGGAACCCCCGATTACGTGATGGCCGTGACCGAGGAGCCCGAGGACGGCGGCTATACGTTCGAGGGCCAGCCGACCGGCGAGGACGACGCCGAGACGCAGATGTTCCGCAAGGCCGTCCAGGTCGTCGCGGAGAGCCAGAAGGCCTCCACCTCCTATCTCCAGCGGCAGCTTCGGGTCGGATACAACAGCGCGGCGCGGCTGATCGAGCGGATGGAGAAGGAAGGCGTCGTCAGCGCCCCCGACCATGTCGGCCGCCGCGAAGTGCTGGTCGACACGGACGGGCGGCCGATCTGA
- a CDS encoding exodeoxyribonuclease III: MPNLKIASWNINSIRARVEIVEKFLVEEAPDILCLQETKVRDTEFPEGLFRRLGYNHLKICGQPMHHGVAIASKVPMRDDDRFDWQANGEARHVGVRLDCGVRLENVYVPAGGDIPDREVNPKFGQKLDFIERMTRWSEGLDQPTIILGDFNVAPLECDVWSHKQLINVVSHTPIEVAALTRLQDSNEWVDLGRHFHPAPKRLHTWWSYRSPDWTKNDRGRRLDHMWATKDVAAQAVAHKVHEPCRNWTRPSDHVPIVTEFAF; encoded by the coding sequence ATGCCGAACCTCAAGATCGCCTCCTGGAACATCAATTCGATCCGCGCCCGCGTCGAGATCGTCGAGAAATTCCTCGTCGAGGAAGCGCCGGACATCCTGTGCCTGCAGGAGACGAAGGTGCGCGACACCGAATTTCCCGAAGGCCTGTTCCGCCGGCTCGGCTACAACCACCTCAAGATCTGCGGCCAGCCGATGCACCATGGCGTCGCCATCGCCAGCAAGGTGCCGATGCGCGACGACGACCGCTTCGACTGGCAGGCGAACGGCGAGGCGCGCCATGTCGGCGTCCGGCTCGATTGCGGGGTGCGGCTCGAAAATGTCTACGTCCCGGCCGGCGGCGACATTCCCGACCGTGAGGTCAATCCGAAGTTCGGCCAGAAGCTCGACTTCATCGAGCGGATGACGCGCTGGTCGGAAGGCCTCGACCAACCGACGATCATCCTTGGCGACTTCAACGTCGCGCCGCTCGAATGCGACGTGTGGAGCCACAAGCAGCTGATCAACGTCGTCAGCCATACCCCGATCGAGGTCGCGGCGCTGACGCGGCTGCAGGACAGCAACGAGTGGGTCGATCTTGGCCGCCATTTCCATCCGGCGCCGAAGCGGCTGCACACCTGGTGGAGCTACCGTTCGCCCGACTGGACGAAGAATGACCGCGGGCGGCGGCTCGACCATATGTGGGCGACGAAGGACGTCGCGGCGCAGGCCGTCGCGCACAAGGTGCACGAGCCGTGCCGCAACTGGACGCGCCCTTCGGACCATGTCCCCATCGTGACGGAATTCGCGTTTTGA
- a CDS encoding UbiH/UbiF/VisC/COQ6 family ubiquinone biosynthesis hydroxylase, whose amino-acid sequence MRRSDVIILGGGLVGLSLAIALGRHGLAVAVVDPARPETQLAPAYDGRATAVSSSSWKMLQAIGVGARLDGQGAPIRAIRVSDGLRPGGIVFDPPEGDDPLGMMFENRLLRQALRESALAEPAVALHMPARASEVVREPAGTRVVLADGETLAAPLIVGAEGRASPMREAAGIAMARWRYDHVAIVATITHERPHEETAYEIFYPAGPFAILPMRAGADGRPRSAIVWSVKAKDGPATLALPDRALAHEIEKRMDGFLGPVTLAGPRFSYPLGFHHAARITDIRLALVGDAAHGIHPIAGQGLNLGFRDAAALAEVLVEGARLGMDLGDAQLLARYERWRSLDTFMVALATDGLTRLYGVPGRAASAVRRFGMAAVERIGPVKDRLMAEARGESGDLPLLLRGLSI is encoded by the coding sequence ATGCGGCGAAGCGACGTCATCATCCTCGGCGGCGGTCTCGTCGGTCTCAGCCTCGCGATCGCGCTCGGCCGTCACGGGCTTGCGGTCGCCGTGGTCGATCCGGCCCGGCCCGAAACGCAGCTCGCACCCGCTTATGACGGCCGCGCGACCGCGGTGTCCTCGTCCTCGTGGAAGATGCTTCAGGCAATCGGCGTCGGCGCGCGGCTGGACGGCCAGGGCGCGCCGATCCGCGCGATCCGCGTCAGCGACGGCCTCCGGCCTGGCGGCATCGTCTTCGACCCGCCCGAAGGCGACGATCCCCTCGGCATGATGTTCGAGAATCGCCTGCTTCGGCAGGCGCTGCGCGAATCGGCGCTGGCCGAGCCGGCGGTCGCCCTGCACATGCCGGCGCGCGCGTCGGAGGTCGTGCGCGAGCCCGCCGGGACGCGGGTCGTGCTGGCCGATGGCGAGACGCTCGCCGCGCCCCTCATCGTCGGCGCGGAAGGGCGCGCTTCTCCGATGCGCGAGGCCGCGGGCATCGCCATGGCGCGCTGGCGTTACGATCATGTCGCGATCGTCGCCACGATCACGCACGAGAGGCCGCATGAGGAAACGGCCTACGAGATTTTCTATCCCGCGGGCCCCTTCGCGATCCTGCCGATGCGCGCCGGCGCCGATGGCCGGCCGCGTTCTGCGATCGTCTGGTCGGTGAAGGCCAAGGACGGCCCGGCGACGCTCGCGCTTCCCGATCGCGCGCTTGCGCACGAAATCGAAAAGCGGATGGATGGCTTTCTGGGGCCGGTCACGCTTGCCGGCCCGCGCTTCTCCTACCCGCTCGGCTTCCATCATGCCGCGCGCATCACCGATATCCGCCTCGCCCTGGTCGGCGATGCCGCCCACGGCATCCATCCGATCGCCGGCCAGGGCCTCAATCTCGGCTTCCGCGACGCCGCCGCTCTGGCCGAAGTGCTCGTTGAGGGCGCGCGGCTCGGCATGGACCTCGGCGATGCCCAGCTCCTCGCCCGCTATGAACGCTGGCGCAGCCTCGATACGTTCATGGTCGCGCTCGCCACCGACGGGCTCACCCGACTCTATGGCGTGCCGGGTCGCGCCGCCTCCGCCGTCCGCCGCTTCGGCATGGCGGCGGTGGAGCGGATCGGCCCGGTCAAGGATCGGCTGATGGCCGAAGCGCGCGGCGAATCGGGCGATCTGCCCTTATTGCTGCGCGGCCTCTCCATCTAG
- a CDS encoding Trm112 family protein — MSLDPKLLEVLVCPVTRGPLRYVPARDVLVSDGAGLAFPVRGGVPCLLVEEAAPLDGEAAQQ; from the coding sequence ATGAGCCTCGATCCGAAGCTGCTTGAGGTTCTGGTCTGCCCGGTGACGCGCGGGCCGCTCCGCTACGTGCCGGCGCGCGACGTGCTGGTGTCGGACGGCGCGGGCCTCGCCTTTCCGGTGCGCGGCGGCGTGCCCTGCCTGCTGGTCGAGGAGGCCGCGCCCCTAGATGGAGAGGCCGCGCAGCAATAA
- a CDS encoding HAD family hydrolase yields the protein MRFDALIFDFDGVLIESEYAGNKQIADFLTAIGHPTTVAESMHNFMGLAGRDFHDAIARWIGGPIPESFHEARAREDARALAEGLEEVAGAIAFVRALPPTLPKAIASSSSVRWIATHLAHLGLDDAFGDMIFSGREHVANGKPAPDLYLHAAAALGVPIERCAIIEDSPVGVTGALASGATVIGLVAGRHCLDGHEDRLRALGVTQVAHDFDEVAALLA from the coding sequence ATGAGGTTCGACGCGCTGATCTTCGATTTCGACGGCGTCCTTATCGAAAGCGAATATGCCGGCAACAAGCAGATCGCCGATTTCCTGACCGCGATCGGCCATCCCACGACCGTCGCCGAATCCATGCACAATTTCATGGGCCTGGCCGGGCGTGACTTCCACGATGCGATCGCCCGCTGGATCGGCGGGCCGATTCCCGAAAGTTTTCACGAGGCCCGGGCCAGGGAGGACGCCCGTGCGCTCGCCGAGGGGCTCGAGGAGGTGGCCGGCGCCATCGCCTTCGTTCGCGCCCTGCCGCCGACCCTGCCCAAGGCGATCGCCTCATCGAGTTCGGTCCGCTGGATCGCCACCCATCTCGCCCATCTCGGGCTCGACGATGCGTTCGGCGACATGATCTTCTCGGGCCGCGAGCATGTCGCCAACGGCAAGCCGGCGCCCGATCTCTATCTCCATGCCGCCGCGGCGCTTGGCGTGCCGATCGAGCGCTGCGCCATCATCGAGGATTCTCCGGTCGGAGTCACCGGCGCGCTCGCCAGCGGCGCCACCGTGATCGGCCTCGTCGCCGGCCGCCATTGCCTCGATGGCCATGAGGATCGGCTGCGCGCGCTCGGGGTCACCCAGGTCGCGCACGATTTCGACGAGGTCGCCGCCTTGCTCGCCTAG
- the ribA gene encoding GTP cyclohydrolase II — protein sequence MRRGWPVAIDGWSFLAIETADAGGLAEFDEGAPADLLISGNRAATLKLTNQRDAQPAEPVMIRRAPWIDFDMATAIADPALDLSTPLKGPFQAEPLPPGGASRAALKLARLAGLLPALFARRDGPAEARIFADDVMAFGAGADLRIVSRARLPTRFAEEAEIVAFRADGDTDEHVALILGTPDDSAPLVRIHSECLTGDALGSLKCDCGPQLAAALAQIAGSGWGILLYLRQEGRGIGLVNKMRAYALQDQGFDTVDANVRLGFADDERDFTVAARMLEKLPRTRIRLLTNNPRKVAALEAQGIEVVERVPLKVGANAYNQRYLDTKRDRSGHQL from the coding sequence ATGCGGCGCGGCTGGCCGGTGGCGATCGACGGCTGGTCGTTCCTCGCGATCGAGACCGCCGATGCCGGCGGCCTCGCCGAGTTCGACGAAGGCGCGCCGGCCGATCTCCTGATCTCCGGCAACCGCGCCGCGACGCTGAAGCTCACCAACCAGCGCGATGCCCAGCCCGCCGAGCCGGTGATGATCCGGCGCGCGCCGTGGATCGACTTCGACATGGCGACCGCGATCGCCGATCCGGCGCTCGATCTTTCGACGCCATTGAAGGGCCCGTTCCAGGCCGAGCCGCTGCCGCCGGGCGGGGCGTCGAGAGCCGCGCTGAAGCTGGCCCGGCTCGCAGGCCTTCTGCCGGCGCTGTTCGCGCGGCGCGACGGGCCGGCGGAGGCCCGCATTTTCGCGGATGACGTCATGGCGTTCGGCGCGGGCGCCGATCTCAGGATCGTCTCGCGCGCCAGGCTGCCGACGCGCTTTGCGGAGGAGGCCGAGATCGTCGCCTTTCGCGCCGATGGAGACACGGACGAGCATGTCGCGCTGATCCTCGGCACGCCCGACGACAGCGCACCGCTGGTGCGAATCCATTCCGAATGCCTGACCGGCGACGCGCTCGGCAGCCTGAAATGCGATTGCGGGCCGCAGCTCGCGGCGGCGCTGGCACAGATTGCCGGATCGGGCTGGGGAATCCTGCTCTATCTTCGGCAGGAGGGGCGGGGCATCGGCCTGGTCAACAAGATGCGCGCCTATGCGCTGCAGGACCAGGGGTTCGACACGGTCGACGCCAATGTCCGGCTCGGCTTCGCCGATGACGAGCGCGACTTCACCGTGGCGGCGCGGATGCTCGAGAAGCTGCCGCGCACCAGGATCAGGCTCCTCACCAACAATCCGCGCAAGGTCGCGGCGCTCGAGGCGCAGGGGATCGAGGTGGTGGAGCGCGTGCCGCTGAAGGTCGGCGCGAACGCCTATAATCAGCGCTATCTCGACACGAAGCGCGATCGCAGCGGCCACCAGCTCTAG
- a CDS encoding LolA family protein: MKRLSALALAFAPLALGIATVPAPALAQPSGLAQVQAHLRAIQTMTASFTQTGRGGRTLSGTLTLKRPGRIRFDYGRSANMLVVADGRALHFIDYDVGQHQRWPIGDSPLSVLLNPDQDLARFARVTRDDDQVLMIEARDPRRREYGTITLAFAKVAGAPAGLVLQGWNLIDAQSNLTTVRLSGQRFNVPVADGAFAFREPARRAGPRG; the protein is encoded by the coding sequence ATGAAGCGCCTCAGCGCTCTTGCCCTTGCGTTCGCGCCGCTTGCGCTGGGCATCGCCACCGTCCCGGCGCCCGCACTCGCGCAGCCGTCGGGCCTCGCCCAGGTGCAGGCGCATCTGCGCGCGATCCAGACGATGACCGCGAGCTTCACGCAGACCGGGCGCGGCGGCCGCACGCTGTCGGGGACGCTGACGCTGAAGCGGCCCGGGCGGATCCGCTTCGATTACGGCCGCAGCGCCAACATGCTCGTCGTCGCCGACGGGCGCGCGCTCCATTTCATCGACTATGACGTCGGGCAGCACCAGCGCTGGCCGATCGGCGATTCGCCGCTGTCGGTGCTGCTCAATCCGGACCAGGACCTCGCCCGCTTCGCCCGGGTGACGCGCGACGACGATCAGGTGCTGATGATCGAGGCGCGCGACCCGAGGCGACGCGAATATGGCACGATCACGCTCGCCTTCGCGAAGGTGGCGGGCGCGCCTGCCGGACTCGTCCTCCAGGGCTGGAACCTGATCGACGCGCAGAGCAACCTGACGACGGTGCGCCTGTCCGGCCAGCGCTTCAACGTGCCGGTCGCCGACGGCGCCTTCGCCTTCCGCGAGCCGGCGCGGCGCGCGGGCCCGCGCGGCTGA
- a CDS encoding tetratricopeptide repeat protein, with protein MATIPSAADREAIDRFRADVLEPSMTRLVIVDFWAEWCGPCKQLSPVIEKVAADYADKGVSLVKIDVDAEKFIAAQFRIQSIPTVYAIFQGQPIADLSQARTEGELKRQIDHLLSQLPVQGEAQQLEAQIEPLIAMGEEVLADGDAERAANIFRQIVEMAPDHPVAVAGLARALAATGDSAQATALLDALPEEAAKDPAVHRARSALALATAAPAADTGPLETRIAANPEDFEARYELAGALVASGARDAAADQLLEIVRRDRDWNDGAARTRFLQMLEAVGLEDPWAAAQRRRLSEILFG; from the coding sequence ATGGCCACCATTCCGAGCGCCGCGGACCGCGAAGCGATCGACCGCTTCCGCGCCGACGTGCTCGAACCGAGCATGACGCGGCTCGTCATCGTCGATTTCTGGGCCGAATGGTGTGGCCCGTGCAAGCAGCTGTCGCCGGTGATCGAGAAGGTCGCCGCCGATTATGCGGACAAGGGCGTCTCGCTGGTCAAGATCGACGTCGACGCGGAGAAATTCATCGCCGCCCAGTTCCGCATCCAATCGATCCCGACCGTCTATGCGATCTTCCAGGGCCAGCCGATCGCCGATCTTTCGCAGGCGCGCACCGAAGGCGAGCTCAAGCGGCAGATCGACCACCTGCTGTCGCAGCTGCCGGTGCAGGGCGAGGCGCAGCAGCTCGAGGCGCAGATCGAGCCGCTGATCGCGATGGGTGAAGAGGTGCTGGCGGACGGCGACGCCGAGCGCGCCGCGAACATCTTCCGCCAGATCGTCGAGATGGCGCCGGACCATCCGGTCGCGGTCGCCGGCCTGGCGCGCGCGCTGGCGGCGACGGGCGATTCGGCGCAGGCGACCGCGCTCCTCGATGCGCTCCCCGAAGAGGCGGCCAAGGATCCGGCGGTGCATCGCGCCCGTTCGGCGCTTGCGCTGGCGACCGCCGCGCCGGCCGCGGACACCGGGCCGCTCGAGACGCGGATCGCCGCGAATCCCGAGGATTTCGAGGCGCGCTACGAACTGGCGGGCGCGCTCGTCGCGAGCGGCGCGCGCGATGCGGCGGCGGATCAGCTGCTCGAGATCGTCCGCCGTGACCGGGACTGGAATGACGGCGCCGCGCGCACCCGCTTTCTCCAGATGCTGGAGGCGGTGGGACTCGAGGATCCGTGGGCCGCGGCGCAGCGCCGGCGGCTGTCCGAAATCCTGTTCGGCTGA
- a CDS encoding alpha/beta hydrolase family protein, translating into MKKAILACALALAWPASLAAAPATGPDTRFTTRDLFDLEAAGDPEISPDGRWIAYVRHSGDIMTDRYRPTIWLVDTQSGRQVPIAAGPGTASQPRWSPTGDRLAYVATPEGGQPQLYVRWMANGETARITGLPEAPSAIAWSPDGRQIAYSMFVPDDAPRLGAPQPRPEGARWADDLQVIDTVVYRFDGGGYLHAGYDQIFVVSADGGAPRQISYGPYNDGGPLSWTPDGRTILFSANRHENWQRDAANSEVYALDVATSRITPLTSRNGPDGEPAASPDGRLIAYTGYDDHERSYENNLLYVMNADGSGARALTASLDRSVSNPVWAADGRSIYVQYDDRGRTKVARVGLDGSIRDVATGLTGTEFDRPYTGGSFSVARDGTVAISAGDGNRPPDVAVVRGGNVRRLTSLNSELFAARRLGEVRHIDVASSVDQRPIDAWLTLPPDYVAGRRYPLILEIHGGPFSAYGPSFSTDDQLYAAAGYVVLSTNPRGSTSYGAEFANLIHHAYPGQDYDDLMSAVDAAIAQGFADPDHLYVTGGSGGGVLTAWIVGKTNRFRAAASQKPVIDWASFVLTSDFTPFFSRYWFGHYPWEDPQGYWARSPLSLAGNIQTPTLVVVGTEDHRTPPSEAEQLYTALQLRGVPTTLVRVPGASHGGLAARPSQSGAKANAILEWFHRYHEGAPRPATPTPAQ; encoded by the coding sequence ATGAAGAAAGCAATCCTGGCCTGCGCGCTTGCGCTGGCCTGGCCGGCGAGTCTGGCCGCGGCGCCCGCCACCGGCCCCGACACGCGTTTCACGACGCGCGACCTGTTCGACCTGGAGGCCGCGGGCGATCCGGAGATCAGCCCCGACGGGCGGTGGATCGCCTATGTCCGCCATTCGGGCGACATCATGACCGACCGATACCGGCCGACGATCTGGCTGGTCGACACGCAGAGCGGGCGACAGGTGCCGATCGCCGCCGGCCCCGGCACGGCGAGCCAGCCGCGCTGGTCCCCGACCGGCGACCGCCTCGCTTATGTGGCCACGCCCGAGGGGGGCCAGCCGCAGCTTTATGTCCGCTGGATGGCCAATGGCGAAACCGCGCGGATCACCGGCCTGCCCGAAGCGCCGAGCGCAATCGCCTGGTCGCCCGACGGACGCCAGATCGCCTATTCGATGTTCGTCCCCGACGATGCGCCGCGGCTCGGCGCGCCGCAGCCCCGGCCCGAGGGCGCCCGCTGGGCCGATGACCTCCAGGTGATCGACACGGTCGTCTATCGATTCGACGGCGGCGGCTATCTCCATGCCGGCTACGATCAGATTTTCGTCGTTTCCGCCGATGGCGGCGCGCCGCGCCAGATCAGCTACGGGCCCTATAATGACGGCGGCCCGCTGTCGTGGACGCCGGACGGGCGCACCATCCTGTTCAGCGCCAACCGCCACGAAAACTGGCAGCGCGACGCCGCCAACAGCGAGGTCTATGCGCTCGACGTCGCGACCTCGCGGATCACCCCGCTGACCAGCCGCAACGGCCCGGACGGCGAGCCCGCGGCCTCCCCCGACGGCCGGCTGATCGCCTATACCGGCTATGACGATCACGAGCGGTCCTATGAGAACAACCTGCTCTATGTGATGAACGCGGACGGTTCGGGCGCCCGGGCGCTCACCGCCTCGCTCGATCGCAGCGTCTCCAACCCCGTCTGGGCGGCGGACGGACGATCCATCTACGTCCAATATGACGATCGCGGCCGCACCAAGGTCGCCCGCGTCGGTCTCGACGGATCGATTCGCGATGTCGCGACGGGCCTCACAGGGACCGAGTTCGACCGACCCTATACCGGCGGCAGCTTCAGCGTCGCGCGCGACGGCACGGTCGCGATCTCCGCCGGCGACGGCAACCGGCCGCCCGACGTGGCGGTGGTGCGCGGCGGCAATGTGCGGCGGCTGACTTCGCTGAACAGCGAGCTGTTCGCCGCGCGGCGGCTCGGCGAGGTGCGCCACATCGACGTCGCCTCATCGGTCGACCAGCGGCCGATCGATGCCTGGCTGACGCTTCCGCCCGATTATGTGGCGGGACGCCGCTATCCGCTGATCCTCGAAATCCACGGCGGGCCGTTCTCGGCCTATGGCCCGTCCTTCTCGACCGACGACCAGCTTTATGCCGCCGCCGGCTATGTGGTCCTGTCCACCAATCCGCGCGGATCGACCTCCTATGGCGCCGAGTTCGCCAATCTCATCCACCATGCCTATCCGGGCCAGGATTATGACGACCTGATGAGCGCGGTCGATGCGGCGATCGCACAGGGATTCGCCGATCCCGATCATCTCTACGTTACCGGCGGCTCCGGCGGCGGCGTGCTCACCGCCTGGATCGTCGGCAAGACCAACCGGTTCCGCGCCGCGGCCTCGCAGAAGCCGGTGATCGACTGGGCGAGCTTCGTCCTGACGTCGGATTTCACGCCCTTCTTCTCGCGCTACTGGTTCGGCCATTATCCTTGGGAGGACCCGCAGGGCTATTGGGCGCGATCGCCCCTCAGCCTCGCCGGCAACATCCAGACGCCGACCCTGGTCGTCGTCGGCACCGAGGATCACCGCACCCCGCCGAGCGAGGCCGAGCAGCTCTACACCGCGCTTCAGCTTCGCGGCGTGCCGACCACCCTGGTGCGGGTGCCCGGCGCGAGCCATGGCGGCCTCGCCGCGCGCCCGTCGCAGAGCGGCGCCAAGGCCAATGCGATCCTGGAATGGTTCCACCGCTACCACGAGGGCGCACCGCGGCCGGCGACGCCAACGCCCGCGCAGTAG
- a CDS encoding LON peptidase substrate-binding domain-containing protein produces the protein MAERGQTIPVFPLAGALLFPRSQLPLHIFEPRYRDMITDAMAGERLIGMVQPRDARDPPGLFAIGCLGHIAECDKLKDGRYNIVLRGLGRFRILRELPVTTLYRQVEADRGDYAEPDDEVLGLAARAEIERESRAYADSLGYMVDWDAVSRLDDEQLVNGICQIAPLDVGSKQALLEARTLDERADLLVQFMQFQRMAPGGADGPQTLQ, from the coding sequence ATGGCCGAACGGGGCCAGACCATTCCGGTCTTCCCGCTCGCGGGCGCCCTGCTCTTTCCACGCAGCCAGCTGCCGCTGCACATTTTCGAGCCGCGTTACCGCGACATGATCACCGATGCGATGGCGGGCGAACGGCTGATCGGCATGGTCCAGCCAAGGGACGCGCGCGATCCGCCCGGCCTGTTCGCGATCGGCTGCCTCGGCCACATCGCCGAGTGCGACAAGCTGAAGGACGGGCGCTACAATATCGTGCTGCGCGGGCTCGGCCGCTTTCGCATCCTGCGCGAGTTGCCGGTGACGACCCTGTATCGCCAGGTCGAGGCCGATCGCGGCGATTATGCCGAGCCGGATGACGAGGTGCTCGGCCTCGCGGCGCGCGCGGAGATCGAGCGCGAATCGCGGGCTTATGCCGATTCGCTCGGCTACATGGTGGATTGGGACGCGGTGTCGCGCCTCGACGATGAGCAGCTCGTCAACGGAATCTGCCAGATCGCGCCGCTCGACGTGGGCTCGAAACAGGCCCTGCTCGAGGCGCGCACGCTCGACGAGCGCGCCGACCTGCTCGTCCAGTTCATGCAGTTCCAGCGCATGGCCCCGGGCGGCGCCGACGGGCCGCAGACGCTTCAGTGA